In one Sphingomonas sanguinis genomic region, the following are encoded:
- a CDS encoding DUF6894 family protein: MEYGGERICGAEILLASLRPKRGSGRPRRSQMLMSIIDGYTICRQRLCMRCYFNISGEARGPDQLGFEFGTMARAKVEASCFLADLIRSDPISIWQADELSVEATDEAGLVLFTITVLVSGAPAIEKRLPHSDN, from the coding sequence GAATTTGCGGAGCCGAAATTCTTTTGGCATCGCTTCGCCCCAAAAGGGGATCAGGTCGACCACGAAGATCGCAAATGCTGATGTCGATTATAGACGGATATACGATCTGCCGTCAGCGCCTATGCATGCGATGCTATTTCAACATTTCAGGCGAGGCGCGTGGGCCTGATCAGCTCGGCTTTGAGTTTGGAACGATGGCTAGGGCGAAGGTGGAGGCGTCTTGTTTCTTGGCCGATTTAATCCGCTCTGACCCTATTAGCATATGGCAAGCTGACGAACTGAGCGTCGAAGCGACAGACGAGGCGGGCCTCGTACTGTTCACAATCACGGTGCTCGTATCTGGCGCCCCAGCTATCGAGAAACGACTGCCCCACTCGGATAACTGA
- a CDS encoding DNA adenine methylase, with the protein MLSRRTCLISTIQTPAPYLGGKRNLSRRLTALIDATPHRSYIEPFVGMGGIFLKRSSRAPVEVINDISGDVINFFRVAQRHPDALAADIGSRLSSRDEFERLRRVDPETLTDIERAGRFLYLQRLTFGGKIRSRVFGVDKAGSSRFDPRKVLPNLERLHERLAGVTIERLGFASVIERYDDPRALFYLDPPYWDCEDDYGPGVFERADFERLADQLANIRGRFILSINATDGARAVFSRFHVDDVETTYTVGAQGAKRVGELIVSNFGG; encoded by the coding sequence GTGCTTTCGCGAAGGACTTGCCTCATTTCGACCATCCAGACCCCCGCCCCGTATCTCGGCGGGAAGCGTAACCTCTCCCGCCGCCTCACCGCGCTGATCGACGCAACCCCGCACCGTTCCTATATCGAGCCGTTCGTTGGCATGGGCGGCATCTTCTTAAAGCGATCCAGCCGCGCACCCGTCGAGGTCATCAACGATATCTCAGGCGACGTGATCAACTTTTTCCGCGTCGCCCAGCGCCATCCGGATGCCTTGGCTGCGGACATTGGCTCCCGTTTGTCGAGCCGAGACGAGTTCGAACGGCTCCGGCGCGTCGACCCGGAAACCCTGACCGACATCGAACGCGCCGGGCGGTTCCTGTATCTCCAGCGCCTGACCTTCGGCGGCAAGATCCGGTCCCGTGTTTTCGGCGTCGACAAGGCGGGCAGTAGCCGTTTCGATCCGCGTAAGGTGCTGCCCAATCTGGAACGCCTGCACGAGCGGTTGGCGGGCGTCACGATCGAGCGGCTAGGCTTTGCGTCGGTTATCGAACGATATGACGACCCCAGGGCGCTATTCTATCTCGATCCTCCCTATTGGGATTGCGAGGACGACTACGGCCCCGGCGTCTTCGAGCGAGCAGATTTCGAGCGCCTGGCCGACCAGCTCGCTAACATCCGTGGCCGCTTCATCCTGTCCATCAATGCCACCGATGGCGCGCGCGCCGTCTTCTCCCGCTTCCATGTCGACGACGTCGAGACGACCTACACGGTCGGCGCTCAGGGCGCGAAGCGGGTCGGCGAGCTGATCGTGTCCAACTTCGGGGGGTAA